The proteins below are encoded in one region of Carettochelys insculpta isolate YL-2023 chromosome 32, ASM3395843v1, whole genome shotgun sequence:
- the LOC142004965 gene encoding olfactory receptor 6B1-like, whose amino-acid sequence MYYLLGNLSFLEIIYTSTFLPRLLASLLTRDAPIPVKACIVQLCSFGCLSTVEPVLLAVMSYDRYLAICHPLRYPALMNGRVCGQLVAGSWIISFGFTIIANTFLWEMPFCGSKEIDHFFCDYAPIIKLSCEDTRTVELLTTVVAAIGSLAHLLLTLTFYSCTIAAILRIPSTTGRQKAFSTCSCHLFVLTVFYVCVISVYVVPTANVPKALHKTFSVFYIVLTPLINPIIYCLRNKEVQQSLRKGIPRSEAAALRPPSVEFSTASSEDVKDQVTVGRQRWQRRKKGGTMQGRPPFCARDVRQEVIE is encoded by the exons atgtactacttACTAGGGAACTTGTCCTTCCTGGAGATCATTTACACCTCCACCttcttgcccaggctgctggccagtctcctgactaggGACGCACCCATTCCTGTTAAGGCTTGTATTGTGCAATTGTGTTCCTTTGGTTGCTTGTCCACTGTAGAACCTGTGCTACTGGCGGTCATGTCTTACGAccggtatttagcgatatgccatcccctgcgttaccctgctctgatgaacggccgggtgtgtggccagctagtggcagggtcctggatCATCAGCTTTGGGTTCACCATTATAGCAAACACTTTCTTGTGGGAAATGCCGTTCTGTggttccaaagaaattgaccatttcttttgtgattatgcacccatcataaagctgtcctgtgaggaCACCCGCACTGTGGAACTGCTGACAACTGTTGTTGCTGCCATTGGGTCACTTGCACACTTGCTGCTGACTCTGACGTTCTACAGTTGTACCATCGctgccatcctgagaatcccgtccaccaccgggaggcaaaaggccttttccacctgttcCTGTCACCTCTTTGTGCTGACCGTTTTCTATGTGTGCGTGATcagtgtctatgtggttccaacagccaaTGTGCCCAAGGCCCTACACAAAACATTCTCTGTCTTCTACATCGTCCTGACTCCCCTGATCAACCCTAtcatctactgcctcaggaacaaggaggtccaacagtccctgcggaaagggattc ccaggtCAGAGGCAGCCGCTCTGCGGCCTCCCAGCGTGGAATTCAGCACGGCCAGCAGTGAGGATGTGAAGGACCAGGTGACTGTGGGCCGGCAGCGAtggcagagaaggaagaaggGCGGCACCATGCAGGGCCGCCCTCCCTTCTGCGCTAGGGACGTCAGACAGGAAGTCATTGAATAA